Proteins from a genomic interval of bacterium:
- a CDS encoding histidine triad nucleotide-binding protein gives MSDCLFCKIINKEIPAEIVYEDDEVIAFKDIKPVASTHILIVPKSHIPTIIDVDDNVLIGKIHKIAVEMAEKNNIASSGFRIVCNCNKHGGQEVFHLHFHLIGGRVMNWPPG, from the coding sequence ATGAGCGATTGTTTATTCTGTAAAATTATCAATAAGGAAATTCCAGCAGAAATAGTATATGAAGATGATGAGGTTATAGCATTTAAAGACATAAAACCTGTTGCCTCCACGCACATCTTAATAGTTCCAAAGAGTCACATTCCAACGATTATCGATGTCGACGACAATGTGTTAATTGGGAAAATACATAAAATAGCTGTAGAAATGGCAGAGAAAAATAACATTGCTTCTTCAGGTTTTCGCATAGTATGCAACTGCAACAAACATGGCGGACAAGAGGTGTTTCATCTGCATTTCCATCTTATAGGCGGGAGAGTTATGAATTGGCCTCCGGGCTAA